The window CAGGAACCCCGTGCCTCCCGTGAGGAACAACCGCGTGGGACGAACCGCGCGTTCGCCGAGTTCAAAAGGGTTTCCGTAGGATGCGCTCAAGGCCAGTCCCCCCCGGGGGTGGTCGCCACTGCGGGCTGAAACACATTACCCACCAGGTCAGCACCCGTCAAAGAAAAACAACACTGTGAGACATTCCAACAACGACACTCCGGGACGATTTGTCTATTCATTCCCGGACATCGGGCGGCACTCCCGGACAGGGCACGAAGGACCCGGGCTCCGCCGGCGCCAGCACCTCCCGGAATGGACAGACATCATCCGCGCTTCACGTGGACAGTCGGGCTTCGTCCACTCCGCGACGCGTGCCGTGCGCCCCGAGCACGAACACCGCGCCCACGGCGAGCAGCACCAGCGACAGCAGCGGGCCGCTCTCGAATTGATACGAAAACGGCAGATTCGGGTCGGGCTCGCGGAACCACTGCCCCAGCGCGGAGCCCACGCCGGTCAGGACGAAGAACAGTCCGGTGGGCATCCCCACCGCGCGCGTCCACGCGCGTCCGCGAAGCAGCAGCAAGAACACGAACGGCGCCAGCCCCTCCAGCACGGCCTGGTAGAGCAACACCGGGTGACGTGGTGGGAGGACGCGTGCGAGCTCCTCCCCGAGGGACGGCACCTCTCGCGCCAGCTTCACCACCTCATGGCCGGGCGCGCCCGCCAGCTCGCCCAGCGCGAGCGTGGGCGTGGCCACGGGCTGGAAGCCCGGCGTGCCCAGCTCCGCGGGGAAGCGCAGCGCCCACGGCACGTCCGACACCCGTCCCACGGGCGCGCCCTCGGTGAACACCGCGAGGTGCCCGAGCAACAGCCCCAGGGGCGCGAGCACCGCCAACGCGTCCATCACCTCCAACCAGGGACGCTGGCGCTCCCGCGCGTGGTACGCCGCGTAGAGCGTCACGCCCAGGATGGCCCCCAGCAGGGACATCCCGGCCTGCTGGAACCCGCCGAGGAGGGTGCCGTCCTGGGAGGCGCCGTCCCACTGGTGCAGCAGCATGTCCCCCGCGCGGCCTCCCAGCATCACGCCGAAGAGGCCCGCGAAGAGGACGAAGCCCGCCACCTCCTCCCTCGCGAAGGGTCCCTCGCCGCGAGCGGCGCGCCGTCGCAGGAGGACGAACGCGAGCAGCAGCCCCACGAGGCACGCGGCTCCCGTCCAGCGCAGGGAGAGCGACTCGGAGAGGTGGAACACCTGGGGACTCAGCGAGTGGAGGAGCTGGGAGTGCACGGAGCCCTCGGCGGGGAAGCCGGCTACTTGAAGAAGTCCTCGGCGGCGATGGTCGTCGGCGAGGTGCCCACCATCTTCCGGAAGGCGAGCGTGTAGGAGCTGTTGGAGTTGCTGATGACCTGGTAGCGGAAGCCATCCAGCTTCCCGTCCGCGCGCAGCCGCTCCCAGTCCGCGCCGTTGATGCGGATGGTAGGGGCCGCCCCGCAGCAGTTGTACGTCACGTCCCGGGTGATGACCCCGGAGCTGAAGGTGATGGTCACGCAGCTCTGCTCATAGAGCCCCAGGGCGACCGTGGCGGCGCCCTGGTTCATCGTCTTGATGCAGTCCTCCGCGCCCTGCGCCGTGCCCTGCGCCAGACACAACCCGACCAGACAGACACCCGCGGCAAGCTTCTTCATGTGGTTCTCTCCTCGAGCAATCCCAGACAGGGCTACAGCGCGGGCGCCTTCTCCGAGGCGATGGCCTTCGTTTCCGCCTTCTTGTGCTTCGGCTGCTTCTTCGCCTCCTTGTCCTCCTTGTCCTCCTCCACCTTCAGCAACTTGGCCTCCTGGGCCTTCGGGTCCTTCGCGGTGGCGGCCGGGGGCTCCTTGGCCGGAGGCGGGGTCTTCGTGTCGGAGGCGAAGGCCGACGACGCGAGGCACACGAGGCACAACGTCACCCAAGGCTTCATGGGAACGGCTCCTTTGTGGATGCGGACCTGGGCCCTCGCACGACTCATCGTCACGAACGCGCTGGAGGTGCCCAGGCGGGTACTGTCTCCGCCTTCCGTGCGTCAGGACAATCGCCCTATCCGGCGAACACGTGTTGATGCGCCAACACCGCCCTACCGCGCGGCGCGCTTCAACTGAAGGGCGAAAGGCATGCAGGTGGTGTCACCCGCGGAGAGCGGCACCTCCAACGTTCCGTCGTACAGGACGGGGCGCTGCCCTCGGGCCGTCACCTCCGGCAGGATGGTGATGTGCATGCCCACCGCCAGGCGCTTGCGCGTCTCGTCCGCGAAGGCCGGTCTGGAGAAGTGGAGGTCGAGTTCGTACCGCTGCTGTTCCTCGTTCGCGCGGAAGCTCGCGCGCTCCACGAGCAATACCTCGTCCAGCTTCTTCAGGACCTGGGGAACGAACTCCACCTGGAAGGTCCCCTCCAGGGCCTGGATGACATCCTCGGTGCTCTTGAGCGTGCTGGGGTCGATGGAGATATCGAGCGCCATGTTCCACCTCGAGCGGGGAGTGTCACGAACGGATAGCGCGGGCCCTCCCGCCCCCGCCTCGCCCCCCGGGGCAGGTGCGTCCAATCCGCGACACCCACGGGCCCTCGAGCACCGCCCTACCTCGCTCATCCGGCGGAATCCCTCTCACGGGACCCGGCGGAGCATCCACCGTATCGTCGACCTCTCACCCGGAGGTCAGCCCATGCACATCGTGACGCAAGCCCCCCGCCAGGACGCCGGCCCTGGTGCCGTCCAGGCCAAGGCACGCACGGGCCCGGGGCGGACCGCCCCCGGAGCGGGGCCTGGTGCAACGCCAGACACGCGCCAATCACAGTGCTCCGGCGCGGCGTATCTCGAGCTACCAGCGGATGATGGACGCGAGCCCTCGGGTCGCGTCGCTCCAGCGCAAGGCGGCCTCCGCGAGCCCTCCCCCGTCGTCCAGCGGATGCGCATCACCAGCGGCGACATCGACGAGAGCGCGGAGGAGGTCTGGCAGCAGGTGGAGCTGCTCCTCGATGACAAGGACCCGACCGAGATTCCCAACGTGGACATCCTGGACGGCCCCGAGGACCTCGCTCGGGATGGCTATTACGCGTACGCCTACCGCGCCAGCGACGGGAACGTGGCCATCACCCACACGGGGCTGGACCCGAACACGAACAACGCCGTGGCCCACAGCTACCTGGCGTCGGGCGGAGACGTGTACGCGGCTGGGATGCTGCACGCGAAGGGCGGCCAGGTGGACCATGCGGACTCCGCCTCCGGTCACTACAGACCCGACCCCTCGTACTATCTGGACTGGCGGACCTGCGACGTCGAGAGCACCTCTGGCGCGAGCCTCGAATATCTCAAGGGCGAGCTGGAGTCCCAGGCGCTCGCCTCGCCGGACATGCGCGTGACGCCCTTCCGGCACCCGGGGCTCACGAAGGAGATGATCGACTGCCAGATGAACCGGCAGACCCTGTCCAACCCCTTCGGCAAGCGCTGACGACCGCGCCGCCACCACGACGTCTCATGACAGGGATTGCGGGCGGAGCGCGTGGAAGGCCTCACACGCGCCCCGGCCCCCGCGGCTTCGTCACGCCACCGTGAGGACTTCGGCGCCCTGCTCGGTGACGAGCAGCGTGTGCTCGAACTGCGCGCTGCGGCTGCCGTCCGCGGTGACGGCCGTCCAACCGTCATCCCACGTGCGGTGGCCCCAGCCGCCGAGGTTGATCATCGGCTCGACGGTGAAAATCATGCCCGGCTGCATGACGGTGTCGGCGTCCGGCTCGTAGTAGTGCGGAATCTGGAGGGACGTGTGGAACGTCTCGCCGATGCCGTGGCCGCAGTAGGCGCGCACCACGCTCATGCCATTCTGGGTGGCATGCGCCTCGATGGCGCG of the Myxococcus stipitatus genome contains:
- a CDS encoding prolipoprotein diacylglyceryl transferase family protein, with translation MHSQLLHSLSPQVFHLSESLSLRWTGAACLVGLLLAFVLLRRRAARGEGPFAREEVAGFVLFAGLFGVMLGGRAGDMLLHQWDGASQDGTLLGGFQQAGMSLLGAILGVTLYAAYHARERQRPWLEVMDALAVLAPLGLLLGHLAVFTEGAPVGRVSDVPWALRFPAELGTPGFQPVATPTLALGELAGAPGHEVVKLAREVPSLGEELARVLPPRHPVLLYQAVLEGLAPFVFLLLLRGRAWTRAVGMPTGLFFVLTGVGSALGQWFREPDPNLPFSYQFESGPLLSLVLLAVGAVFVLGAHGTRRGVDEARLST